The Erinaceus europaeus chromosome 16, mEriEur2.1, whole genome shotgun sequence genome includes a window with the following:
- the C16H14orf28 gene encoding uncharacterized protein C14orf28 homolog isoform X2 translates to MKTLFEEIKASIKNNYNQDGSFWRSVLPWGGVFTIKAGRKAVSCTPLYVEIRLKNTCTIDGFLMLLYVILNENENFPRELSLHLGREFVDCFLYLMDTYSFTTVKLLWIWDKMAKQQYKSEVHKASLIIDLFGNEHDNFTKNLENLMATIQESYCSNWRCPTRVHEDQQRTISINPPQEIPHGNLIRLAVDELFCSRSELCEEHGCGGLREFSQRVFCHGAPPFVVLNMQHWRSEDLAYVPYHLDLSDHKYLLEGATLFNKVEHHYSAAFQIDGRWMHYDGLRNCAPPRAKSLKNGQTNVSETLRAL, encoded by the exons ATGAAGACATTGTTTGAAGAGATCAAAGCATCAATTAAGAATAACTATAACCAAGACGGCTCATTTTGGAGGTCTGTTCTTCCTTGGGGAGGAGTTTTTACTATCAAAGCTGGCCGCAAAGCAGTATCCTGTACACCCCTGTATGTTGAAATACGACTGAAAAATACCTGCACTATAGATGGGTTCTTGATGTTACTGTATGTCATCCTTAATGAGAACGAGAATTTCCCCAGGGAGCTCTCTCTCCATTTGGGCAGGGAGTTTGTAGACTGTTTTCTTTATCTCATGGACACCTACAGTTTCACAACTGTGAAGCTACTTTGGATTTGGGACAAGATGGCCAAACAGCAATACAAGTCGGAAGTTCATAAGGCTTCATTGATAATCGATTTGTTTGGGAATGAACATGATAATTTCACCAAAAATCTTGAAAATCTCATGGCTACTATCCAAGAGAGTTACTGTTCCAACTGGCGATGCCCAACCCGTGTTCACGAAGACCAGCAGCGCACAATTAGCATAAA TCCTCCACAGGAGATTCCACACGGAAACTTGATCCGGCTGGCCGTGGATGAGCTGTTCTGCTCTAGGAGCGAACTGTGTGAAGAACATGG GTGTGGTGGGTTAAGAGAATTTTCCCAGCGAGTGTTCTGCCACGGAgcgcccccttttgttgtcctcaatATGCAGCACTGGAGATCGGAAGATTTAGCATATGTTCCCTATCACCTGGACTTATCTGACCACAA GTATTTGCTGGAAGGCGCCACATTGTTCAACAAAGTGGAGCATCACTACTCTGCGGCCTTCCAGATTGACGGACGTTGGATGCACTATGACGGCCTCAGAAAT TGCGCGCCACCCCGTGCTAAATCACTGAAGAATGGACAGACGAACGTGAGTGAAACACTGCGTGCACTGTGA
- the C16H14orf28 gene encoding uncharacterized protein C14orf28 homolog isoform X3 yields MKTLFEEIKASIKNNYNQDGSFWRSVLPWGGVFTIKAGRKAVSCTPLYVEIRLKNTCTIDGFLMLLYVILNENENFPRELSLHLGREFVDCFLYLMDTYSFTTVKLLWIWDKMAKQQYKSEVHKASLIIDLFGNEHDNFTKNLENLMATIQESYCSNWRCPTRVHEDQQRTISINPPQEIPHGNLIRLAVDELFCSRSELCEEHGCHRAECNTTVTECQQVPPRPSRP; encoded by the exons ATGAAGACATTGTTTGAAGAGATCAAAGCATCAATTAAGAATAACTATAACCAAGACGGCTCATTTTGGAGGTCTGTTCTTCCTTGGGGAGGAGTTTTTACTATCAAAGCTGGCCGCAAAGCAGTATCCTGTACACCCCTGTATGTTGAAATACGACTGAAAAATACCTGCACTATAGATGGGTTCTTGATGTTACTGTATGTCATCCTTAATGAGAACGAGAATTTCCCCAGGGAGCTCTCTCTCCATTTGGGCAGGGAGTTTGTAGACTGTTTTCTTTATCTCATGGACACCTACAGTTTCACAACTGTGAAGCTACTTTGGATTTGGGACAAGATGGCCAAACAGCAATACAAGTCGGAAGTTCATAAGGCTTCATTGATAATCGATTTGTTTGGGAATGAACATGATAATTTCACCAAAAATCTTGAAAATCTCATGGCTACTATCCAAGAGAGTTACTGTTCCAACTGGCGATGCCCAACCCGTGTTCACGAAGACCAGCAGCGCACAATTAGCATAAA TCCTCCACAGGAGATTCCACACGGAAACTTGATCCGGCTGGCCGTGGATGAGCTGTTCTGCTCTAGGAGCGAACTGTGTGAAGAACATGG ATGCCACCGCGCAGAATGTAACACTACCGTCACTGAATGCCAGCAAGTGCCTCCTCGCCCTAGCCGCCCATGA
- the C16H14orf28 gene encoding uncharacterized protein C14orf28 homolog isoform X1 — MKTLFEEIKASIKNNYNQDGSFWRSVLPWGGVFTIKAGRKAVSCTPLYVEIRLKNTCTIDGFLMLLYVILNENENFPRELSLHLGREFVDCFLYLMDTYSFTTVKLLWIWDKMAKQQYKSEVHKASLIIDLFGNEHDNFTKNLENLMATIQESYCSNWRCPTRVHEDQQRTISINPPQEIPHGNLIRLAVDELFCSRSELCEEHGCGGLREFSQRVFCHGAPPFVVLNMQHWRSEDLAYVPYHLDLSDHKYLLEGATLFNKVEHHYSAAFQIDGRWMHYDGLRNVNLILLNKPPEFLLLSSLVYIRAAEK, encoded by the exons ATGAAGACATTGTTTGAAGAGATCAAAGCATCAATTAAGAATAACTATAACCAAGACGGCTCATTTTGGAGGTCTGTTCTTCCTTGGGGAGGAGTTTTTACTATCAAAGCTGGCCGCAAAGCAGTATCCTGTACACCCCTGTATGTTGAAATACGACTGAAAAATACCTGCACTATAGATGGGTTCTTGATGTTACTGTATGTCATCCTTAATGAGAACGAGAATTTCCCCAGGGAGCTCTCTCTCCATTTGGGCAGGGAGTTTGTAGACTGTTTTCTTTATCTCATGGACACCTACAGTTTCACAACTGTGAAGCTACTTTGGATTTGGGACAAGATGGCCAAACAGCAATACAAGTCGGAAGTTCATAAGGCTTCATTGATAATCGATTTGTTTGGGAATGAACATGATAATTTCACCAAAAATCTTGAAAATCTCATGGCTACTATCCAAGAGAGTTACTGTTCCAACTGGCGATGCCCAACCCGTGTTCACGAAGACCAGCAGCGCACAATTAGCATAAA TCCTCCACAGGAGATTCCACACGGAAACTTGATCCGGCTGGCCGTGGATGAGCTGTTCTGCTCTAGGAGCGAACTGTGTGAAGAACATGG GTGTGGTGGGTTAAGAGAATTTTCCCAGCGAGTGTTCTGCCACGGAgcgcccccttttgttgtcctcaatATGCAGCACTGGAGATCGGAAGATTTAGCATATGTTCCCTATCACCTGGACTTATCTGACCACAA GTATTTGCTGGAAGGCGCCACATTGTTCAACAAAGTGGAGCATCACTACTCTGCGGCCTTCCAGATTGACGGACGTTGGATGCACTATGACGGCCTCAGAAATGTgaatttaattttgttaaataaaCCCCCAGAGTTTCTTCTCTTGTCATCATTGGTTTATATTCGAGCAGCAGAGAAATAA